Proteins encoded in a region of the Nitrospira sp. genome:
- the zwf gene encoding glucose-6-phosphate dehydrogenase produces MALTNTQRIDISPAQEPLSPIEPCTLVIFGGSGDLARRRLIPAVYNLLLDGLLPSNYVVLGLGRTSMSDEEFRTTVRDGVIKHSRQALIEETWNAFSQHLFYLAGGNDDAQTYTRLKERAEDLERRFQLPGNRIFYLSIPPSSFTSVCEGLSQSGLAGTLDSRAPYTRIIVEKPVGRDLASAQAINEVTGRVFDESQIFRIDHYLGKETVQNLMVVRFANSIFEPIWNYKYVDHVQITVSEAEGVGTRATYYEEAGALRDMIQNHMLQLLCLVAMEPPYSLDPDVVRNAKMEVLRCLRPITAKDVDKFTVRAQYTEGTAHGKPVPGYRREKGVKPNSTTETYVAVKCFVENWRWSGVPFYLRTGKALPLRASEVAVQFKEIPQILFNAGGQTPQAPNVLALKIQPEEGLTLRIVSRVPGTREQTHPVEMDFKYGEVFGRPSPEAYERLLLDVMAGDASRFMRRDAVEASWAWITQILEAWDKSGQRWLPEYQAGTWGPVEADRLIQNDGRTWRVL; encoded by the coding sequence ATGGCTCTAACGAATACGCAACGGATCGACATCAGTCCTGCCCAAGAACCGCTGTCACCCATCGAGCCCTGTACCCTGGTCATTTTCGGCGGCTCGGGAGATCTAGCCCGCAGACGCCTTATCCCCGCCGTTTACAATCTCCTTCTCGACGGATTGCTGCCGTCGAACTACGTCGTGCTCGGCTTGGGCCGCACCTCTATGAGCGATGAAGAATTTCGAACCACCGTCCGAGACGGCGTGATCAAACATTCCCGGCAGGCTTTAATCGAAGAGACGTGGAACGCCTTTTCTCAGCACCTGTTTTACCTGGCAGGAGGAAATGACGACGCACAAACCTATACCCGACTGAAGGAACGAGCCGAGGATCTCGAGCGGAGATTCCAACTACCGGGGAATCGCATTTTCTATCTCAGTATCCCCCCCAGTTCCTTCACATCCGTCTGTGAAGGCTTGTCCCAGTCAGGTCTCGCAGGTACTCTCGACTCTCGTGCACCCTATACTCGCATCATCGTCGAAAAACCCGTTGGGCGTGACCTCGCCTCTGCCCAAGCCATCAACGAAGTGACGGGCCGCGTCTTCGATGAATCACAGATTTTCCGCATCGATCATTATTTGGGCAAAGAGACGGTCCAAAATCTCATGGTCGTACGTTTCGCCAACAGCATCTTCGAGCCGATCTGGAACTACAAGTACGTGGACCACGTCCAGATCACTGTCAGCGAAGCCGAAGGCGTGGGGACCAGGGCCACGTACTACGAAGAAGCCGGCGCGCTACGAGACATGATCCAGAATCATATGCTTCAATTGCTTTGCTTGGTCGCTATGGAACCCCCGTACTCGCTTGATCCCGACGTGGTGCGAAACGCCAAGATGGAAGTGCTTCGCTGCCTGCGGCCCATCACGGCCAAGGATGTGGACAAGTTCACCGTGCGAGCCCAATATACGGAGGGGACGGCACATGGCAAGCCGGTTCCGGGCTATCGCCGCGAAAAAGGAGTCAAGCCGAACTCCACCACCGAAACTTATGTAGCCGTGAAATGTTTCGTGGAAAACTGGCGCTGGTCCGGGGTGCCGTTCTACTTGCGGACCGGGAAAGCGTTGCCCCTGCGCGCCAGCGAAGTCGCCGTGCAATTCAAAGAAATTCCACAGATCCTCTTCAATGCCGGCGGACAGACGCCTCAAGCTCCAAACGTCTTAGCGTTGAAAATCCAACCGGAAGAAGGGCTCACACTCCGTATCGTCTCACGGGTACCTGGCACCCGCGAGCAAACCCATCCGGTTGAAATGGACTTTAAGTACGGGGAAGTGTTTGGTCGACCTTCTCCGGAGGCCTATGAGCGCCTCCTGCTCGACGTGATGGCCGGAGATGCGTCCCGCTTCATGCGGCGCGATGCCGTGGAAGCTTCCTGGGCCTGGATCACCCAGATTCTCGAAGCCTGGGACAAGTCGGGACAACGATGGCTTCCCGAATACCAAGCCGGGACCTGGGGACCGGTGGAAGCGGATCGGCTGATCCAAAACGATGGCCGCACCTGGCGAGTGCTGTAA
- the gnd gene encoding decarboxylating 6-phosphogluconate dehydrogenase yields the protein MELGFIGLGKMGMNMVTRLRRDQHRVVVYDRSNDLITQAEGQGCIGSSSLADLVSKLSAPRAVWIMVPSGAPTEETIRAVAALLQSGDTIVDGGNTRFHDDVRRAAELKRNGIHYVDAGTSGGIWGLKVGYCLMVGGEDAVVKQLEPVLKTLAPENGWAHVGAVGAGHYVKMVHNGIEYSMMQGYAEGFELMSKSEYKLDLARVADLWMHGSVVRSWLLELAAGALKDDQKLDKLKGYVQDSGEGRWMIADAIEKDVPVPTLTTALFTRFRSRQEESFAEKMLAALRNAFGGHAVRR from the coding sequence ATGGAACTGGGATTTATCGGACTCGGCAAGATGGGGATGAATATGGTGACCCGCCTTCGGCGCGATCAACACCGCGTCGTGGTCTATGATCGATCCAACGACTTGATCACACAGGCAGAAGGCCAGGGGTGCATCGGTTCCTCGTCTCTTGCCGATCTTGTCAGTAAGCTCAGCGCTCCGCGTGCCGTCTGGATCATGGTTCCGTCCGGAGCCCCTACCGAAGAAACCATCCGGGCCGTGGCTGCGCTTTTGCAATCCGGCGACACCATCGTGGACGGTGGAAATACGAGATTTCACGACGATGTGCGGCGTGCTGCCGAGCTGAAGAGAAACGGTATCCACTATGTCGACGCGGGAACCAGCGGAGGGATCTGGGGACTGAAAGTCGGCTATTGTCTCATGGTCGGCGGAGAAGACGCAGTCGTCAAACAGCTTGAGCCGGTGTTGAAGACCCTGGCGCCTGAAAATGGTTGGGCCCACGTCGGCGCGGTCGGTGCCGGGCATTATGTGAAGATGGTCCACAACGGCATTGAGTACAGCATGATGCAAGGCTATGCCGAAGGATTTGAGTTGATGTCGAAGAGCGAGTACAAGCTGGATCTCGCGCGCGTGGCTGATTTGTGGATGCACGGGAGCGTCGTCCGATCCTGGTTGTTGGAACTGGCCGCTGGCGCGCTCAAGGACGACCAAAAGCTGGACAAGCTCAAAGGGTATGTTCAAGACTCCGGAGAAGGCCGGTGGATGATCGCCGATGCCATCGAGAAAGATGTGCCGGTTCCCACCCTCACCACGGCGCTCTTCACGCGGTTTCGATCGCGGCAGGAAGAATCGTTTGCCGAAAAGATGCTGGCGGCCCTGCGGAACGCCTTCGGTGGTCACGCCGTCCGACGATAA